GGCACTCGTCTCAGGACTAAAAGATGAAGATAAAGATACTGCCCTGAACAGGCTTTCTATGCCTGTAAAATTAAAAGGAGCTGTGATAAAAGGCATCGGCGATGCAAAAAATATAGTAAAAGTTCTGCCTCTTAAGGAGCCCGCAGAGATATATGATGCACTCTCAGGGCTTTCTTTAGAGACAGTCCTTTTTGCCATGTCAATCGCAAAGGAGCAGGTTAAAAAGAAAGAGCTATCGAAATATCTCCTTGAATGGAAAAAGGAGAAGCCTCTTATTTCGGGAAACGACCTCAAAGAGATGGGTATTTCACCAGGGCCTCTTTATTCTAAGATCTTCAAGGAGGTCACCCACGAAAAACTAAAGGGCAGGCTCAAAACCAAAGAGGACGAGGAGAGCTTTGTAAAGGAATATCTAAAGGCTATGGCAGTCACTTAAGCCCCAAAACATCCTGCATGTCATAAAGCCCTGGTGGCTTTCCATTAAGCCAGAGGCTTGCTCTGAGTGCACCCCTCGCAAATGTATCCCTGCTCGATGCCCTGTGAGTGAGCTCTATCCTTTCGCCAAGACCTCCGAATATGACTGTGTGCTCTCCCACAATGTCTCCTGCTCGAATGACTTGTATGCCAATCTCTTTTTTTGTCCTTTCTCCTATGAGCCCTTTTCTTGTATAGACCAAAACCTCATCGAGGTTTCTTCCCATGGCTTCTGCTATTGCCTCTGCCATTCTGAGGGCAGTTCCCGATGGCGAATCCTTCTTGAGCCTGTGATGCGCCTCTATTATCTCTATATCATATTCGTCTCCCAATGTCCTTGCCACATCCTTGAGAACCTTAAGAAGAAGGTTTACTCCTAAAGACATGTTTGAGGCAACAACACAGGGAATTTTCCTTGAATGCTCTTTTAGCTCAGCCATATCCTCTTTTGACAGACCTGTCGTGCCAATAACCATTGCCTTTCCTTTGTCAGAGGCAATCCTTATGTGCTCCATCGTTACCTGAGGAGATGTGAAATCTATTATGACATCTGCATCGGCTATGGATGCAGAGATAGAGTCCGTAAGCTTTACTCCAATCTCGCCAACTCCGACGACCACTCCAACATCCCTTCCGATGTCTTTATGTCCCTTTTTCTCTAATGCTCCCACAAGCCTCAATCCCGAGTATTCTTTCGAGAGGGCAGTTATACGGACCCCCATCCTTCCCCCTGCACCTGCAACTGCAATATTTACCATAGAGACCTCCTAAGCGATTTTCT
This region of Nitrospirota bacterium genomic DNA includes:
- the dapB gene encoding 4-hydroxy-tetrahydrodipicolinate reductase; translated protein: MVNIAVAGAGGRMGVRITALSKEYSGLRLVGALEKKGHKDIGRDVGVVVGVGEIGVKLTDSISASIADADVIIDFTSPQVTMEHIRIASDKGKAMVIGTTGLSKEDMAELKEHSRKIPCVVASNMSLGVNLLLKVLKDVARTLGDEYDIEIIEAHHRLKKDSPSGTALRMAEAIAEAMGRNLDEVLVYTRKGLIGERTKKEIGIQVIRAGDIVGEHTVIFGGLGERIELTHRASSRDTFARGALRASLWLNGKPPGLYDMQDVLGLK